From Treponema sp. OMZ 787:
CAAGAATGGGTGCAGGCCCCGGCATTTGCGCTTCGGTCGGTAAGGTAGGCACTTATAAGGCAGCGCCCCGAATAAGAAATACACATGGCCCCATGCACAAAACATTCAAGCTCCATTTCGGGAACCCGCTGCTTTATCTCGCGTATGTCCTCAAGGCTTGCTTCCCTTCCCAAGACCACACGGGAAAAGCCCAAGTCCCTGTAAACCTTTACGGCCTCATAGTTTATGCAGTTTGCCTGAGTGCTTAAATGAAGCGGAATGTCGGGAAAGTTTTCTTTTAAAATTCGGGCGGCTCCCAAGTCTTGGACGATAAAGGCATCGAAAGGATATTGTTTAAAATATTGGACCTCGGACAACAAGTTTTTTAAGTCCTCATTATGAAAGCTTATATTTATTGCGCAATAAAGTTTTTTTGTTAAGCCACGCTTTTTATATTCTTCTTTTAAAAGAGAAATATTTTTATATTCCTCTCCCGAAAAATTATCGGCCTTAGCCCTAAGCGAAAAATTCTTTAATCCTATATAAGCTGCATCGGCTCCGTACTCCCATGCATAATCTAATTTTTCAAAATTGCCCGCAGGCGAAAGAAGTTCCATATTTATCCCCTATAAATTCGCTTGATTTTCTATCAAAGAGCCTGTCTCAAAAAATACTCCGATTTTTTTTCCTATAGCTTCAACTTCGAGGTGAGCATCGGCAAAGTAGTCGGGGACGGCTTGAAACAGGTGAGGCATATCTTCCATTTTATCAAGCTCAGCCCTTCCGCCGGCTTTTTCGATTTTTTCGCAAAGACGGATTGAGTCATCCAAAAGGATCTCATTACTTCCGCATTGAATAAAAACGGGAGGAAAATTTTCAAAGCTGCCGAAAATAGGAGAGACAAGCTCGTTTGTAAGATTTTTTTCTTCCGTATATAATTGGGCAGCCCCCAACAAGGCTTCTTGAGAAAAAACAAAATCTTTTTTGCGGTTTGCACTCAATCCGCCGCTTGAACAAGTTAAATCAGTCCATGGCGAAAGTAAAACCAGCAAAGCAGGAAGAGGAAGATGTTTATTTTTTAAATAATGAATCAGCGAAAGAATTAAGCCTCCTCCGGCTCCGTCTCCTGCGAGAATCAAATTTGAAGGGGCGACGGTATGCGATTCTATAAGTTTTGCATAGACCTTATAAAAATCTTCGAGGGCGGCAGGAAAGGGCTGCTCCGGAGCAAGCTTGTACTCGGGTAAATATAAATCTGCCGAAGCCTCATGAGCAAGGCCCGCACAAAAAGAGCGGTAAGCCTTTTTTGTGCCGCTTATAAAAGAACCTCCATGGGCATATAGGATTACCCTGCCTGACACCGCCATCTCAGGCTTTAATACATCGGTATCGACACCGCGCAATTCGACTTCGGATAAGTCTACATTGTTCGGTACATGAGGAGAATAAAGAATATCGTCATAGGCAAGACGCAGCTCGTCTATAGTATGTTTTCGAGAAAGAACGGCCTTTTTAAATTTCTTTTTTAACTCGCGTAAATCCTTCAATTCGTTTTGCACTTAAATGTCTCCATTTAATTTTTTTAATCGGTTTTCAAGGTCTTAATTAAAACTCGTCAAGCTTGCGTAAATTGGCATAGATGCCGTTTAAACTTAAAAGCTCCTCATGAGTACCGCTTTCCATGATGCCCTCATCGGTAACTACCAAAATCCTATCGGCATTTCTTATTGTAGAAAGACGGTGGGCGATAACTATTGTAGTCCTCTCCTCGGATAATTCCTCAATGGCTCTTTGAATTAAAATTTCGTTTTCGGTATCAAGGGCAGAAGTTGCCTCGTCCAAGATCAAAATCGGAGGATTTTTTAAAAAGACTCTGGCAATCGATATTCTCTGCTTTTGTCCGCCTGAAAGCATTACACCGCGCTCCCCCACATAGGAGTCATACCCCTCTTCTAAACTCATAATAAAATCGTGAATGTGGGCATTTTTAGCGGCCTCAATAATTTCTTCATCGGAAGCATCGGGCTTACCGTAGGCTATGTTCTCTTTTATGGTTCCGCCGAAAAGATAAACATCCTGCTGGACAATTCCGATATTTTCTCTCAATGACTTTAGGGTCAAATCCCTTACATCCTTTCCGTCTATGCTTATATTTCCGGCTGTTACATCGTAAAAGCGCGGAAGAAGGGAGCATATAGTCGTCTTTCCGCCTCCTGAGGGACCTACAAGAGCAAGGGTTTTTCCCGCAGGAATATCTATGGAAATATTTTTTAAGATTGCGGCCGTTTCATTGTAGCTGAAATCTACATTTTCGTATTTGATATTTCCTCTTACATCCTTTAGCTCGACGGCATCTTCCTTTTCGGTTATTTCGGGGGCTGTTTCTACAATCTGCAAAAAGCGTTTAAAACCCGCAGCTCCCTTTTGGAACATCTCGGTAAAATTGATAAGGAGATTTATCGGAGCTATATAGATATTTATATACAAGACATAGATGGTCAAATCGGGAATGGTCAGCTCATTCCTTGCAACAAAAAAACTTCCGGCTACAACGGTTACTATAAAAAACAAGCCTTGCAAAAGACCGTTTACGGCAAAAAATCCGCCCATCTGTTTATAGTTTAAATACTTTGAATGTACAAAGGCCTCGTTTGCAGTATAGAATTTTTTGCTTTCCAAGGCCTCGTTAGCAAAGGACTGAACAACCCTTATTCCGGAAAGAGTATCCTGCACCTGCGAATTTATTCCGGCTATTGTTTTGCGGTTGAGCATAAAAATTTTACGCATCTTTTTGTTTTGAAAAAAGGTAAAGATAAACATAAGGGAGGTAACCGAGGCTAAAATAAGGGTCAGCCTTACGTTGATAAAACAAAGGAGCGAAAAAGAACCTATTATTTTAAGAAAGGAAATAAAAAGGTTTTCGGGGCCGTGGTGGGCCAGTTCCGAAATATCGAAAAGGTCTGAAACAATTCTCGAAATCATGTCTCCCGTTTTGTTCTTATCGTAATATGAAAAGGAAAGACGCTGCATATGATTAAAGAGGTCGTTTCTCATATCCCTTTCCATCCGGGCTCCCATTATGTGCCCCCATGAGGTTATAAAATATTGGGCAAAATATCTTATAATATAAAGCCCCAAAAGAATTAAGGCAATTATAAAACCAAGGTAGATGATGGCCGATGCCGTTACATCGAAGTCCAAAATTGTTCTATCTGAAAACAGAGAAAGCTCTCCGCTTCTTATTTTTGGAATTACCCTTGTCAAATACCTTATCACTTGCGGAAAAACCAAGTCTACCGCAGAAACCAAAAGAGCGCAAAATAAATCGAAGAAAAATAAGAATTTATAAGGCGTGTAATAGGCTGCAAATTTGAAAAAGGTGCTTTTTTTGTGCATAATTTATGATAATATACGATAAACCAAAAAAAGTAAATAGGCATTTTTTAAAGCCCTTCGATTAGCTTTGTTATTGCTTCAAGAGCCCTTCCCCTGTGGGATACCGAATTCTTTTGTTCGGGGCTAAGCTCTGCAAAGGTTTTTCCGAACTCTTCAACAAAAAATATGGGGTCGTAACCGAAGCCGCCCGAACCTGACGGAGCTTCGGTTATATTTCCCTCGCAAGTTTCCTGTACCGAATAAAAACGGTCTTCATTTAAAAGAAAAATCATGCAGCAAGCAAATCGGGCACTGCGATCTTTTACCCCTTTTAACTCTTCAAGCACCTTATTTATACCGGCTTCAGCAGAAACATGCTCTCCATTTAAAGCACCATAACGGGCAGAATGAATTCCGGGAGCTCCGTTTAAAAAATCCACACAAAGGCCTGAATCATCCGCAAGAACAGGTGCTTGTACAATACCGTAAAGGGCCTTGGCCTTAATCATAGAATTTTCAAAAAATGTACTTCCCGTTTCTTCAGGGTCAAAGTCTATACCTTCTTCTTTAGGCAGAACAATTTTATGAGACGGAAGAAGCTCCTGCACTTCCTTTTTTTTGTTTACATTTCCCGATGCCAGATATATTTTCATACTGCTGAGTATACCAAATTTTCAAACTCTTGGCAATATTTTTATCGATTGTCCCCTTATACAGATTGATATATTTTCCTATATCGGTACTGCTCGGAGCCTTTAACTGCCGCCTGTTTAATCTTTTTGCCTTATCCCACAAATGGCGGTTATGCTTTAGCGAAAAACAAATCTTTGTAAGTTGAGTCTTTGTATTATAAGTATGCATTAAAAGATATTTAAAAAGTTGAGCTTTAACATAATATCTGTTTCTATTGCCTACACAATAATTTATTTTTTCATACCGGTTAAAGCAAGCCGACTTGAGATCATGAAGAATAGAACATAGGAGACGGGGATCCATTTTAATTGCAGCAGCTATTTTATCTATCAAATCATCATCAAGAAAAAAGCAAGCCCGGCAGGCAAGCAAAAAAATCTTTCTATGCTTACACGGCATACCAAAATAAATATCCCTCATCCGGGTCAAATATTTTGATTGAGGTTTTTCATCATTCAAACCTAAGGCTTTTGGTTTTACATCGCAGTAGGACGGTTCAGGCTCAGCCACATAAAAGTTAAAATTTTCATCTAAATCATATTCACCCATAAGATACTCCCACCGTGAGCCTTCCTGCTCGGCAATAACCGTATCGTTTATTTCATGCCTTACGGTTTTGCACTTAAACGTTAAATAATAAAATCGAAGATGATTTGTTAAATAAGTATAAAAACTTGAAAGTGAAGAATTATAATTTTCCAAAATTCTAGGAAGCTTATAATAAAACTTGAGTAAAAAATCACTTCGTAAATCTTCATCCTTAAAATACAAACCGAATCTTTCCGCATTCACATAAATTATCTCAAAGATATGCATTAAGAGCTCTTGCCGTCTTACAGGATCTGTCTTATTGATATTGTAGGCCTTGACAAATTCCTCTCCTTTTTCTAAACTGAAATCCACTTTTTTATCTCCTTTAACTTTAATAATTATATGTTGATAGAAGCAAAAAGAGTGCAAAGCTGCCGGCTTTAAAAAAAAGGATTATTTGGATTTTTTTTCATTTTTATAAACCACAAAAAATGAGTTTTTCTATTTTTTTATAAGAGCTCAAAAAACTATCAATAAAAAAATGAGATTTTCCATAAAAGACTAAATTTATTAGTCTTAAAAACACAAAAAATACCGATAATTAGAAGCGGAGAACAAAATTATGATAAGAAAACAAACAGAAAAAGAATCCCGTACAGGAAGCATAACTTTTTACTCTAAAGAACAGGTAGAATGTCCGGTATGCAGTACAAAATTTAAAAGAGAAGAACTCCACTCCGGAGGAGGAAGGCTTATAGCCGGAGACCTAACCGATGAGCTTCGAAGACTTTATGAACCGTCTGCAAAATACGGAGAAATATTTCCTGTAGTGTACAATTTGACCGTTTGTCATAAATGTCTTTATACCGCCTTTCCGCAAGACTTTTCTATTCCGCCCCGCCCTGTTATCGAAAAACTTTTTGAAAACACCGAAGCCCGATACTCAGCCGTAAAGGGTCTTTTTCACAATATAGATTTTACAAAATCCCGCGGCTTAAATGAAGGAGCGGCATCCTATTACCTTGCTATTTTGTGTTATGAACTTTTTGAAGAAAAATTTTCCCCCACGATAAAGCAGGGTATATGTGCAATAAGGGCAGCATGGCTATTTGACGAGCTAGGCAAAAAATATCCTGAAGAAAATTACAAATATGTTTCTGACCTTTTTTATCAAAAGGCAACCTTTCTTTACCGCCGAGCCCTCGAGCTGGAATCAAGCGGAGAAGAAATAATTGCCGGATTAAAATCTTTCGGCCCCGATGTGGACAAAAACTACGGATATGACGGAATAATCTATCTTTCAGCCCTTCTCGAATATAAGTACGGCCAAAAAATCGATATGGAAATGCGCCTAAAGCGTTTGGACTATCACAAATTTGCCCTTGCAAAGATGTTCGGCCTAGGCAGATCCAGTAAGGCCAAGCCTGGTCCGATCTTGGAAGCCGCCAGAAATCTATATGATCTTCTAAAAGTCGAGTTAAAGGAAGTAGAAGAATAATGGAGGCATCCCAAAACCAAAAAAATATCCTCCTTACCCTTTCTTATGACGGAACAAATTTTTGCGGCTGGCAAAAGCAAACGAAAGAAGGAAGCGAAACCTTCAGGACGGTTCAGGGAGAATTGGAAAAGGCCTTAACCAAAATACACAAGCATCCTGTCGAAACAAACGGCTCAGGCCGCACCGATTCGGGAGTTCATGCAGCCCGCCAAGCCGTAAACTTTTTTAGCGATATAAAAAGTATGAGGGCACAAAATTTTTTACCGGCCCTTAACTCAATCTTACCTAAGGATATAAGGGTGATGGATGCAGCCGAAGTTTCTCCCCTTTTACATGCCCGCTTTAATGCTCTTTCCCGCACCTACCGCTACAAAATTAAATGCGGGAAAACAATCTTTGCTCATGAACAGCCGTATGCATGGCACATAAGGCGTTACCCTGATATAAACAACTTAAACGAAATGGCCTTCTGCCTTTCGGGAGAGTTGGATTGCACCGCCTTTTCTGCGGCGGGGGATCAAAGTATAAGCAAATCACGCTATATCAAAAAGGCAGTCTTTTTTATAGAAAACGATTATCTTATTTTTGAAATTTGTGCAAATGCCTTCTTATGGAAGATGGTCCGCTCTATCGTTGGAACTCTTTTGCATTTAGACGAAACCGGAGCTTCCAAAAAAGATTTTAAGGAAATCTTAGAATCAAAAATGCGGGCAAAGGCAGGCCCCACCGCTCCGCCGCAAGGCCTTTTTTTATGGTCTATAGAATATCCCCAAGACCTGCTAAAAGCACCGCAGGATAATTCTAATAAACAGTAAAGCTAATTGCTCTTAAAACGGTCATACCGGCTTACGGCATTAGAAACCGTAAAAAACACAAGAACAATTCCAAAAATAATAAAATAAGACCCTATAGAAAAAAACATATTATAAAAACCGTGTATAAGCCATGTAACAAGAAACGGCCTTATCGGCTTTTTTTTCCCTTGTGCAATGCCGGTTTCAAGATAGTACACACCTAAGCCTGCATGCAAAATATTTGAAGTAAATGTTCTGATCCAAATTGATTCGGGATACCGTATCACATAAGCAACATTCTCAAACGAAGCAAAAATTAAACCGTAAAACACAGATAAAAGCAGGAGGGCTCTTATATTCGGACCGGTTTGAGCTGAGGTAAGACTATCAGTGTTTTTAATCTTCTGCATCCAAATCAATTTTATAAAAATATAAAAAAGCAGGGCCTTAACGGCTTCTTCAGGCAAGGAAGAATGAATAAAACAGTCAAAAACAAGGTAGTAAGCATATCCTGACCTTTTCAAAAAATCCTGAGAAAAAAAATATATGACTGTCTGCATTAAAATCGAAATAAAAACGGCAAAAAATGAAAACAAAAAAATATATAGCAATGTTTTAGCCGATAAATTTTCTTTTTTTATAACAAAAAATGCCCAAACAACCGAAATAGCAAAAGAAATCAAGATTATTGCCGCAATCTGCATACAAAAAAAGAATACATTGAAAAAGAATTAAATTCAAGAGGTTTACGGATAAGGCCTTTATTTTGAACTGAAAATACCTTATAATGTTAGATGGAGTAAAAACTATGGATAAAGAAAAAAATAATTATGACAAGCTTTTTTCTGAAATTATAAACGCAAAGCACCTCGTAGCCTTTACAGGGGCCGGAATAAGCACCCTCGCAGGAATAAAGGACTTTAGGGGGAAGGACGGCCTTTATAAACAGCCTAATACCGAAAAAATGTTCGATATAGATGTCTTTTATCGGGATCCTTCGGTTTATTACGGCATGGCCAAGGAATTTATCTACGGATTGGAAGATAAAAGGCCGGCAATTGTGCATACCGTCCTTGCAGATCTTGAAAAAAGAGGCATCCTAAAAGCCGTAATTACCCAAAACATTGATTTACTCCATCAAAAAGCCGGCAGCAAAAATGTAATTGAGGTACACGGCTCTCCCTCCTTTCACTATTGTATAAATTGCACCTATACCGAAACATTTGAGGAAGCTGCAAAAACAGCCAAAACCGGAGCCGTACCCAGATGTCCCAAATGCGGAAGCCCCATAAAACCGGCTATAACCTTTTTTGGAGAAGCCCTGCCGCAAAAGGCCATGATTCAGGCAGAAATCGAGGCCTCAAAGGCCGATTTTATGCTTGTTTTAGGTACAACCCTCTTGGTTTATCCTGCGGCCGCACTCCCAGCCTATACATTAAGAAACGGCGGCAAGATAGCAATAGTAAACAACCAGCCGACCCAATTAGACTCCTATGCAGAAATCTTATTTGAAGATTTGGAAGAAACCTTTGAAAAAATAGATAAAAAATTAAAAAATTTATAGTTTTTTTTAATAAATTCACTTGACAAAAAAGTAAGGATATGGTAACTTACATCTAGGCACAGATTGCGGGTAGTTACCAAAAATTACCTGCGTAAAGCGTTCATAAAAGTATTTATATGTGAATGGTTTATACTCTATTTTAATCGCTCCGGTCCGCATACTCCCGGAGCGATTTTTTTATCTATATGCATTATAGACATTTAAGATTTACCGCCTTAATGCCGATAAATAAACCGAGAAAGATTTACCTTAAAATCACTCAAAAAGGTATTTATTTTTTTTTATTTATGTGTTAGGATGTAATTCATGGAAAAAGATAAAAGAATAATTGTTGATTCAGAAAAAATTGAAACGGCCATTCGCTTGGGTGTTCCTATCGCTATAACTTCATATACCTTGCCCAAAGAAACTGAAGTTTATATTACGGATGTTATTTCCGAATTTTTAAAACAGCTTCATTGTACGGATATTACGGATTATATCGTATACTACACTAATGAACTTACAACAAATGCAAAAAAAGCCAATACAAAACGGGTCTATTTTAAAGAAAGGGGCCTAAATATTTCCGATTCCGAGGACTATGACCTTGGTATGAAGGATTTTAAAGAAGAAACAATATCGAACATGGAGCATTACCTTGAGCTTCAAAAAAAAGCAGGTCTTTATGTTAAAATGTCCCTTCAATTAAAACGGGATAATATAATCCTTGAAGTAAGCAACAATGCTGCCCTAACACGCCAAGAATTTAAGAGAATTTTTGACAAAATAGTCAGAGCAAGACAGTTTTCATCACTGGATGAGGCCTTTACCCAAGTTTTAGACAGTACAGAGGGTGCCGGTCTGGGGCTTGTAATAATGGTTTTAATGCTTAAAAAAATGGGGCTTGACGAAAAAGCCTATCAAATAGATGTTGTAGACGGAGTTACCATAAACCGTGTTACAATTCCTCTTAAACTGGAATTAAAGAAAGAGGCCGAACCTCTTACAAGAGCTATTGTAGAATATATCAACGAAATACCTCAATTCCCTGAAAATATTATGCAAATTCAAAGGGCCATTAACGATCCCGACTCAAAGATGCAAAAAATTGCCCAGCTTATAAGCAGCGACATTGGATTGACAACAGACCTTTTAAAACATGTAAACTCTGTAGCATTCGGTCTTTCCAAGCCCTGTATGAACATTGTAGAAGCCGTTAAGTTTGTAGGCTTGCGGGGAATACAAAACCTGTTGTATTCTATGGGTACTATTAAGGTACTGGAAACAACAGAAAATGAGCAAAAGCAGATTTGGGAAAACGCCTACAGGCTCGCATTTTTCTCGTTGAATGTTGCAAAACTTACGGGAAAACGGAATATAGTCGATGATGCATATATTTGCGGCCTTTTGCATGACCTTGGAAAAATCATACTTGGTTCAATGTATCCGGAATTGATTGTAAAGCTCGCAGAAATTCAAGCCGAAAGGAATATTTCTCCGCAAGTTATGGACATGATTATGAGCGGTATGGCCCAAGCCGAAATCGGTGCAACCCTTGCCGAAAAATGGAATTTCCCTGAACCCATAGTAGTAACAATAAGGTATCAGGATAATTTTGAAAATGCACCTGAAGAGCACAAAGAGCTGGTTGAAAGCGTATGTTTTGCAGACTTTATGCTCAACTTTTCTCAAAACAGAATTGAATACTATCAGGTTCCTGAAGCCTTGTTAAAAAGATTCAAAATAGAATCGGAAGAACAGCTTAAAAATCTTTGTGAAAAGTTTGAGTTTGCTTTTGAAAAATAAGAATCCTGTTATTTAATATCCGGAAAAAGCTCTTTTATAATCTCTCTATAGTTTTTGCCGTAATATAGATGGCCGTAGATGATTGCGGCGGCAAGCACATTTCTGCCGTAGCCTCTTGTTTCAGCATAAGCAAGACTTTCTAAAAATAAGTCGGTCGGCAGATCTCCGGCCTGTCTTACCCAGCGTTTAACTGCATTGGGACCTGCATTATAAGAAAAAAGAGCGTGCATAATTTTTCCGCCATTTCGGCGTATCATCTCAGACAAATAAAAGGCCCCGAAGCGGATATTTGTATCGGGATTGTTGAGGTCATAAGAATCTATCTTCAAACGTCGGGCTATATCGGCGGCAGTAGGTTTCATCAGCTGGGCAAGCCCGATAGCCCCGGCATGGGAAATAACCTCAGACTTAAAATAGCTTTCACTTCTAAGAAGGGCATATAAAAGATATTCAGGCAAATTATATTCTGCGGAGTATCTTTTAACCGAGTCAAGCCAAGGCCTAGGATAGATTAATTTTAAGTGTTCCTCTCCAAAGTCGGCACCTTCGGAATTAACCGCAAATGACATAGTTCTCATAGAATCGGCATAATAACCGTTTTCGGATAAAATTTTTGAAAAAAAGGAAGCCTCTTCCGTAGTGATTTGAGGATATAAAACGGTAATTTTATTGTATAATTGAGAATAAAGTTTATATTTGACAAAGCCCTTTAAAATCTTAACCGTATCTTCATCCGAAAAACCGCCGCCGCCTTTTCGTTTATAATTTTTTCCGTATGGGGAAGAAACGATGGGCAGCCCAAGTTGATAGGCAGCCATCAGTCTGTAATAAAAAGAGGCATGATCCTTTTCGTAGGCTTCTCGGTAAAGTTTTTTGGACTCATCAGCAGGCAATTTTTTAGAGCGGGCAAGAATATAGGCATGGCGTGCATGATCCGAAAAAAGGTTTGTTTTTTGAACAGCTTTTTGAAGCCTTTCAAGGCCGTTCCAATCTTTGGCAAGAACAAGTTTCATACAGGCATGAGCTGTCAGCTCTTCATAAACCGGCATATTTTTCCATGAAGGAGCCGTAAAGCAAAGTTCATCCAAAAACACCTTAAACGATCTATTTTTTTCTATATCTAAAATGTACCAAAGGGCAACATCATAATCATAGGCTTGAGGCGGATAGCTCTTAGCTTTTTTAAAAAGTAAAACAGCCTTTTCGGTATTTTCCTTACCGCCCATTTTTAAACGCATACGGGCGGCATAAAAAGCGTACATATATTTTTGCACAATATAATCTGAGGTCTTGTTTGATCTTTGTTCATAAAACTCAAGCCGCTTTTCAAAAAGGACGGCATCGGCAGCATAATCAACAGAACCTGACAAAGCTGCCCTTCCTGCATCGGAAAGAACAGTTCTATGCTCAAACAAAGCCTCTTCCCCTGCCTCCATCAAGTCCTTAAAAATAGGCCATGCATCTTTAAACCGAGATTCAAAAGTTAATTTTCTTGCTGTTAGAATTCTAAAAAAATTGTCTCCGTAGACTTTTAACTCAGACTTATTCTTTTCGATATTTTTTAAACCTTCAATAAGCTCTGAGTCAAATTTTTGAGCGTTAAGATAGTCAGGTAAGGGCTGCTCCATTTTGTTAAAATTACCCGATAAAAATAAGAGCTTTTGAATTGCAGCTCTTATATCTTTATCGTTTTTTGCATCCAAGCGGAGGGCTTCGGGCAAAGCAAGTTTTTCTTCAAGACGCTTAATTTTTTCTTCATTTGACAAAAGAGAATAAAGCTCATCATCAGCCAGTTTTTTATACGGCATAGGAGAGTTTTTGATTGCATATTCAAAATAAGCCCTTGCCGATTCGTCATAGATTTTTTTATCG
This genomic window contains:
- a CDS encoding flagellar assembly lytic transglycosylase → MLFCFCFCLSGLSCAGSYDKAEEAELIDALYSENFYRFLKPQPLELKKLYNTDPSSLYYIGLALQKAKVRSADKKIYDESARAYFEYAIKNSPMPYKKLADDELYSLLSNEEKIKRLEEKLALPEALRLDAKNDKDIRAAIQKLLFLSGNFNKMEQPLPDYLNAQKFDSELIEGLKNIEKNKSELKVYGDNFFRILTARKLTFESRFKDAWPIFKDLMEAGEEALFEHRTVLSDAGRAALSGSVDYAADAVLFEKRLEFYEQRSNKTSDYIVQKYMYAFYAARMRLKMGGKENTEKAVLLFKKAKSYPPQAYDYDVALWYILDIEKNRSFKVFLDELCFTAPSWKNMPVYEELTAHACMKLVLAKDWNGLERLQKAVQKTNLFSDHARHAYILARSKKLPADESKKLYREAYEKDHASFYYRLMAAYQLGLPIVSSPYGKNYKRKGGGGFSDEDTVKILKGFVKYKLYSQLYNKITVLYPQITTEEASFFSKILSENGYYADSMRTMSFAVNSEGADFGEEHLKLIYPRPWLDSVKRYSAEYNLPEYLLYALLRSESYFKSEVISHAGAIGLAQLMKPTAADIARRLKIDSYDLNNPDTNIRFGAFYLSEMIRRNGGKIMHALFSYNAGPNAVKRWVRQAGDLPTDLFLESLAYAETRGYGRNVLAAAIIYGHLYYGKNYREIIKELFPDIK